The window ACAAGGCCCAGCAATTAAGCGGCAGGGTCAGTTCAGCTTCGTCATCCATCTTGAAGACGGCAAACCAGCCATCGGCGGGAATTATTTGAACGATTCTTTCATTCATAACATGTCTTGGTTTTATCA of the Candidatus Angelobacter sp. genome contains:
- a CDS encoding DUF6253 family protein, translating into IKPRHVMNERIVQIIPADGWFAVFKMDDEAELTLPLNCWALFQDEAGASRVEGLYVDAAGDCTAAKAASNFLRYKRAPATTV